A single region of the Lineus longissimus chromosome 14, tnLinLong1.2, whole genome shotgun sequence genome encodes:
- the LOC135499073 gene encoding uncharacterized protein LOC135499073, producing MEDDYPVIISMDGNFGLVRKKSSGVSFSEPKHAGHFFSNQSEVDEFVQKHNGNMKKAGYACSNFKGGNTLRTNSPYEKLDETAVFGSACRHEVPVIMFSLKHGERVQVLVVF from the exons ATG GAAGATGATTATCCAGTGATAATTTCAATGGATGGTAACTTTGGGCTTGTGCGGAAAAAGTCGTCTGGTGTCAGTTTTTCCGAGCCGAAGCATGCGGGTCACTTCTTTTCTAATCAGAGTGAGGTTGATGAGTTTGTTCAAAAACATAACGGAAACATGAAGAAAGCTGGCTAC GCTTGcagcaatttcaagggtggaaatACTTTGAGGACAAATAGTCCATACGAAAAATTGGATGAGACAGCAGTTTTTGGCTCAGCATGTCGTCATGAAGTGCCCGTCATTATGTTTAGCCTAAAACATGGAGAGAG AGTTCAGGTTCTGGTAGTCTTTTAG